The sequence below is a genomic window from Paenibacillus sp. DCT19.
AAGCTGTTCCTCAATATACTTGATGAGTTCCCGACTTCTTCGCATGTCCCCCACCATGTTGACGATGAGGAAGTCTCCGTATTCTTGGAATTTCCGCTTCGTCTCGCCATCCTGCTTCACCAATTCCAGTATTCCTTCTGCCTTACGGGTGGAAAAGGTGTTATGATTTGCTTCACGTAAATACTCCGCCAGTTCATCTACCCCCACCGTCAACGCCTGATGCGGTGCAGGATACTTCTCCCAAAAAGCAAGGGCGGATTTACCGTCAATGTCACAAAAGGACTTCTTGTAAGACGGATAGTGATAACTTAACTGTTGATGCATTTGATTCTTCAAGCCACTGCGAATTGGTTGAAACGTTATTACCATTATATGGAATATGCACCTTGCTTTCCTGCATCTACTTTTGGTGCTCCATTTATACCTGCGTCAACCGTACCTTGACTCGGTAACTTATCAGAATATCCCGTCCCCTAGGTTGTAAAGCTATTTGGCATAACAAAAAGCGATAACTGGATTACCAATTATCGCAAACGATATTAATAATTTAATTTGTTATAACGTCACAGCTATATTATTTTCTAGTATAGTTCTAAAATTAGAATAATTCCTCATCATATTATTACCGTACGCACTCACGGCCTCATTACCATTTATCATACTCTCATAATTTTCTTTAAATTCTTTTTTTATGGGCTCATCTAAACTTGCATAGTACCTTTTAGTGGCTTCTTCTGCTAATTTACGAGAACCATGAGTTAATATAAAATTAATATCAACCACATAACCATTTGAAGGATAAAATCCTCTCATAGCAACTTGTTTCACAAAGTTTTCTAGGTCATTCATACAGCTTTCTACAATTGGCATGAACGAGCTATCTAACCAACTAGTAAATTCTTCAATTGTCCGATCCCAATCTTCTTCATTTGCTATGTTCCAATATAAATGACCTTTTGGTACATTACTTTGACGGGTATTATTATGAAATATTTTATCTTTTGATTTTAATGGGATAATTGCACATTCACCATAAAATGCTACATTTTTATCTGATATATTATTCCAACTTGTATAAAAAAATATCTTACACATGAAATTCCCGTCTTTTTTTGTCATCCAATGACCTGACTTAGAATATTTCCAACCACTATTTATATACTTTTCAGATATTAAACTACATACATTATCAAATACTTCGTTTGATTTCATACTTTCACCCCAAATACAAGTAATCTAGGATTCATATATTTTAAACTCGATTCTCAAATCTTGAATATTATTTCTAAATACATCCAACATTCTATTGCAATTCTCAGTTGGTTTATATTTAAATCTTAAATCAAAAATAAACCCATCTACTGACTTAGCATCTGGATAGATGCTATAGGCTTGCCCACTTTCAATAAATGATATATATGCATTAATTTTGTCTTGCAAAAATGTTAAGTGTTGGAGTTCATTTTCCCAATCTAAATGGTCTGCAATCATTAACGCTAACTTATTTTCATTTTTACCCTTTCCAATTCCATCTATTTTATTTTTATCCAATACTGACATTTGCATCTCTCTTCGGTTAACGTTAGCATGGTGATCGGATGAGAGGATCGATGAAATCAATCTTTTGAAATCAGCCCCCAGACTCTTTCGGCACAGGATGGGCAATTTATAGTACCTTAACATCAACTAAAAAAGCTCTACTCTTTTAGCATTTCAAAAAATTCAGTTATATTACAGGCAACCATTTGTATCACAGGAGAAAATTCCTCAGACTCTTCATGAAACCAAATAACTACTGTAGGCTCTTTTGTTTCTCTGAAATCTAAACAAATAAAATCTCCTGAAAAAAGCGCTGCGATCGGGACTACATTCATTCCGACTAAATCTTCATTGTCAGTTAATCTATCCCCTATTTGTGTAATAGTAACCTCAATATCATACCAACCATTTATGGGATCAGACTCACTGTCATCTAGTACACACAAAAATTTCTCAATAAGATATTTATGCTGATTAAAACTAAAAACATTAGTGATTGGTACAGCTCCATTATTCTCCTTAATAAAGATTCTATAAGCTTCGGGAAATGAAACTCTCAAGCTTCGTTCGACTACATCTAATAATTCATCGCTCGGTAATGGTAGAACAACTGTATTAATATCCATTCTCATCTTTTTCTCTCCCTATATTTTATCTTTTAGCGTGCGCCCAACCACCAGGAGCTCTTCCACCTTTATGATTTATGGAATTATGTATACCAAAAGGTACTAGTTCCATTCTACCGTTAATTTCAGAATGAAAATTATTTTTTTGATGGATCTTGTATAACTAAACCTCATACACAATCCTCAAATTGTTCTTTCACGATAACCATCGCGGCAAGCAATCCTGTCATTACGTACAAGTTGCAGCTAAGTCTTGACATGATTAATGGTCGGGCTAACTACCCCGAATGATGCTTTGTCTTTTCATCTTCCCAATCGAGGCGAAGTATACTACAGTTACGAAGAATTTTATAAATCGGTGAGAAAGCGAACATTACAAAAAACAGGTCGATCATGGTGGTATCTGACCATTATCAACCTGCTAGATGTATTGGAATAGCGTTATTCAAGTTATAAAATTAAAGCATTTGATGTACGTACAACAGAAATGAAGAAATCTCTTTCGACGATCATATCGATTACTACTGTAATATTAACCGTTGTTTAGCTAACCTGTCCCCCGCCGTTGTGCGGGGTTTCTTTTTTATACAGGTCTTAACTGCCACGTCACCATTGGACAGCGCTAATCTTCTTTTAACTCATCCATTTTTTGTGTATTTCCCCAATTATAGTCGAGGCAAGTACTTGTCTATATTACTAAGATCTAATGACTATGAGCGAATATCTAGTTAGTTTATGCTACTAGCACAGGAGCTGAAACTTCAATCATAACTGAATTTCTCGAATTGAGCCGCCAATCATACTGATTTAAGAATTGAGCAACTTTGCTTCTCCTGTTTGAACAGAAACTCTATTCGGTGTCGTACAAACTACCAATAAACTCATTAATATTCTTCGCCAAAAAAAACATGTTTTCCATAGCCTCATCATACTCTTCATCATGTATCCAGAAATAAATCTGCTCATAGAACTCTTCAGTAACACCTAAACAAACCTGGTTACCACCTGAATCACTAGCAATAGGAATAAAGCCAATTTCCAATATATCATCAAAAAAATCAAATTTTTTTTCTAGATTACTTCTCATGCTGCCAATTCCATAAAATATATTTAATGCACTTTCACCCTCATCCGAGGAGATTTTAAAGACATTCGGTTGAACACGCCCCCCATTATATTCTAATAAAAAATCTCTATATAACGTAGGTAATTTGATATTTGTAGTATTCTCAAAATTTTCTATTTGCTCTAAAGATACCTTATCATGTACTCGTACAACTTCAGCCATAGAAACTACTCCTCACTATTTTTTGTTTTGTTTTTACCATTGACCTTAGATTGCCCACCAATATGTTTGAATTCGTCATGAATATCTTCTTCCACTAAAACCATAGTCTTACCATCTTCATGATGATGCCATGTATATCCATCAGGGGGTTCATTTTTACTCGGCACTGGTGGATCAGAATCTTTACTTAAGCCCGCTTCTTTATTTGCGTTCTCGAAATCTTTATGATTATTTTTTGGAGATGAAACTTTTATGGTTACTGGTGCCACAGTAGGATGATAGTATGGTGAAAAATCAGGGTAGCCGCCTGGATAACTTACTGAAATTCCATTTTTGTTAGTATATGTCCAAGTTCCATTCTCATCAATTGAAATAGTTCCTCCCTTATCATACCATTTTTTTGGAACTCGTGAGTTCATAGGTTTTGTTTTCATTATTTCTTTAGTGAAATCTGATAGGTCTAACTTCCCTGTCTTTTTACCCGTCCCCTCAGTTCCACCCTTGAGGTCTTCCTTACGGTTACCTGATGAACCCTGTCTGTCCATCTTCATAATGACTGGTACGTTCCCACCGTCGGGTAATTGTACGTACCTAATACGCCACGGGATACTGGCCGCAGCACCTTCCGTCATTTTCCCCACCGCTTTAGCGATGAGCTCGCCCAACTCATTCAGAGATGGAGGAAGTAATGCCGCATTGGTCTTGAATTTCCCATCTTTTATTACAGCAGCGGCACCATCTGGGCCATCTCCATCTCCATGAAGGAAACCTTTTGGCCCCGAACCATCTCCATGGTCCGACTTACGTCCCAATTTATTGATTTTCATGGCGCTTTTCTTGACTAGCGAACTGCCTCCTAGCGCCATTCCTGCAATGTCGAGCTGAGCTAAATTAGCTTCCGCATCCGAGACACCCGCCTGTTTACTCTCTTCTTCGGTGAACGTCAGCATGGTGATCGGATCCTTTTTGGCCTGGTTCATGAGAGGAGTGATGAATTCACTCGCAACCCCTAAGGCGTCATTCCCGAGCTCACCCCAAGACTTTTGAAGTGTCACCACATCGCTTGCATAGTCCCATGTCTTGACTAGACCTTGCCACGTTGCATTCCTCTCCTCTAACGGGCCGACATATCCACCATCTTTGAAGCTACTATACGTGGCTCGGACTTGATCGGGGCCTTCGAGTCCGGTATATAAGATGTCCGCGACATCTCCTACCATGCGGAGCAAGCTCTTGCCTTCATCAATGTTGCGATTCAGTTCGCTTTGGTGCCTAAGCTCCCAATTGCGCGCTAAGCGTTCTTGCTTCAATACTGCTTCTCCCATGCTTGCCAAAGCTTGGTCGAATGCCGACTCAATCATCTCAAATGAACGATGAATCTCTGCTTCAAGCAGCACCTTCTCACTCTTGCCGTTTACCTCTTCGACTAATTCCACATGATCGGTTGCTGTTTGAATGAAGAGACCCTCAGCCCCGGTGAGCGAGACATTCCCACCGCTAATGTTAACGTCTCCCATCGATTGAATCTGGATATGCGTCGTACTGTTTAAGGTCACCCCGTTACCCGCCGCCATGGAAATGTATAATGAGCCCTCTTGAGCAGTCATGACCAACTCACTGTCTCCGAGCGTAAATGACTTTCCTTGGGGATTTCCAAACGACTTGACGCCAGGATCTTGCATCACCTTGCTGCTTTTTGCGGCATGCGTTGCTTCCTTGGGCTCCTCCCGAACCGATTGCATGACCATCGCTTCATCTTCTTCAGCACTTGGAAAGTACAGTTTCACCTTTGCACCAGGCTCAGGCATCATGTACCATACTTGACTGCCTTCTGCGGCATATGGAAACCATCTTGCTTCGCCCGCTTGCTGATCTTCATCCATATCAAGGTGAACTTTGACCTGATTTCGCTTTACATCAATGATTTTACCATCTATTGAAGCGCCAATGATATCCGTCTGCAACTTTTTCGTCAAAGGATGGAAGGTTGGCAACGCGCAGGTATACGTCCACTGTAACAATCCACGATCCATGACTGCTTCGCGGCGGTTGATAAGGTACGTCGCTCCATCACAAGATACTTCGTCGCCTGGCTGTAGTTCCTGTCCCAAGTTAAAGGTAAACGTCGTATATTGCTCTTCATTCACTTGATGCTGCTCATGAGCTACGGTATGTAAATAGTTCTCCAGATTACGTGCCTTCTCATACGGCCGTTCCTTCAGTTCGAAGCTCCTTATACCTTCCGGATAACCAATCCAAAAACGAGGTTTGTGCGCGGTCACGTCAGGGATAAGATCCGCTCCCATGTGGGAAGCAATCCGCTTCAAAAATGCCCAATCTGTCTCCTGATACTGCATAAGAAAGACTCCGGTCTTGTTTTTCTCCAAGGCATAGTCGATATAGTCTCCTTCAGGATACGCGTCCATAACGCGATGGACAATATCCAGATATCTCAGGTTCTCATTTTGAAAGGATCTCGTTCGCTGAAACGTGTCCAATTCGTAGGTATGAGAGATGACCACCGCTCTTACACAAGTCATTCCTCTGAACGCTTCAATGGAAATATCATGTAACTGCCCTTTGAACAACGGAATCTCCCGTCCCGTATTATCTTTTCGAATGAATCCGACACGATCGTGGCTCCCCGCCTGTTGAAGAATGGTCTCTTCCCAGTCTTCATCGATCCAGCCACTAAAGGATAAACGGGCATGTGAACCGGCCTGCTGGATCCACTGTAGTCGATCCAATCGTACAGGCCCATACGGCCAATGGATTAGGATGTCCTCGTATGTCAGTGTCGATTGTTCTTCGTTCTGCACGACGTTCCCCTTTCTTCTCCTTTTTACTTTTAATTACAGTTGTCCGTCCTCATTTATTGTTATCGTTCCACCCTTGCGACAGATCAGTTCCGACCTGTTAAGAAGAGCTGACTCCCCCTCCACTAACACGTCCTCTTTGCCTTGGGTCCATTTGTTGAAAAACGTATCTGGCACACATAACGCTCCATCCACTTTGCAAAACCCGCAACGTCCCACGTTGGCCAGTGGTATAACGTCGGCAACGTTCATTACAGGCTGTTCTTTAATATAAATTCCGTGAGAAAGCGGTAGATTTAGCACGCCGGGTTCCGAGCCCTCACTGCAGGATATCTCTGCACCACGAACCACATACGTAAACTCACCGCTGAACCCTCCGGACAGGAGGGCTTTGACAAGCATGGGAAGCAACATGTTTTCTCCTCCTCTGCAAAATATGTGTTGGCCATCCGTCTATGCGGTGACCTGAGCACACATGAATATAGCCCTTGTTATCGGTCGCCATATTTGAAGCTGTTCCATAGGAAAGCGAACATTGCCCGTAACCAGTCTGCCGTCCACCGAAGTTACGAAGAATATGTCGTAAGCGATGCCTCGCACCGATGGTTGGATCGATTCACTGTAAAACATAACAAGAGGATCTCCATGCACCGTTTCTTCATGAAGCCACTGTGCATCTTTTTTACGGATTCGCATCTGCTCAGTCATGGCATGACCAATGACTTCAACCTGGCTGGCTTCAAGCGGATGGTTCAATCTCGTTAGACCGAAGGTAATCCCATGTATTTCGTCTGTCCACATAGCTGCTTCATGTCCCTGACGGTTATGATCCTGCTGTAACTTTCCCCGGGGCACTTGAACCAAAACATCTGGTAACGGAAGCAAAAATCCATCCCCCCAAAATTGTTGTGGAGTAAACCTGATTAATGTTCCATGAAGGGTGAGATTGCCATGCCTAACACCGTCGAAGATCTCTTCTTCCGTCAATGCATTGAGCTCCAATATCTCGTCTTCCTGGGCACGCTTCGCGAGACGGATACTACGATCTAATTTCAGTAGCACTTCGTCACCATAGGGTTTCATTCCATCTCCACCTTCCGAAATACAAAGCCTGTGAACCCCGTCGGAGAATGCTTTCGGCCAAATCCAGACGAACCAGTACACGCGTTTCTCTTACATCGCCCAACATCCATATCCGCTGATCCTGCACCGCTTGCGCATCCAATACGAGTTGTTTCAATGAACCATCCGGATGAAAAACACTTTTCTTGGAGAATGTGGATGCGTTGGAGAGTTTAAAAACCCAGTAGCTGAATGGTTCGCCGTTCTCTTCATTGATAAAGGTTACCGATTTAAACGGAATCGTTTCGTCGACGTTCTCCATAAGCCGCTTCATGCGATCGCTCATATAGTAGGCAGGCCTTGTTATCCAATCGGTCATTTCGTCATGAGGTTTTCGCTCGATCCTCCGAACTGAAGAGAATGGCAATTCATCATAAGGCGTATCTATAACTGGTGGCCTGAATACATTCAATATTCGTTGGTCTTCGATCAGTTCGTAATATTGCTGGACCATAGTCCCTCCTTGTCTTCTCGCGTGGGTAGTGCCACCCAAAGTACCGATGCCAGTTGCTTGTCGCTCCATTGGTCTTCATACTTATCGCGATCATGAATCCATACCTGTGCACCTGTAAGATTTGCCTCTTTGAAATCGGCTTGAGCCAAGTTCGCGCCTCTCAAATCCGCGTTTTCTAGATTGGCTCTCTCGAAGGAAATACCTTGAAGTCCCAGCGAAGTTGTTGCAAATCCATCCCCGTTTCCTCCATCCGAGGTTTCCGAAAGGTTGGCTCCCTTCAGGTTACATCCCCGAAAACTGGCATCGGTGAGCACGCTTCCGCGAAGATCCGTTTCGCTTAGGTTGCTTCGGTGCCACTTTGTGCCGATGAGAACGGAATTTATGAAGCTACATTTCCTAAAGTCAGCGTCACTGAAGTCCGAATACCGAACATCGACATGATCAAATGAACCCTCAGGCAAAGAAAGCGAAGTATAGTCCCCATAAGCATTTTCCAAACCGTCTGCTGTTGATAATTTTTTTCGAAGGTGTTGTATATTTCGGTGATCGCCTTCCCTGATGTGCACCGGTTCACTATAGTCCTTATATTCCCCAACCCTGATCTGGAAGCGATCTGATCGATCTAATGCTTGCATCTCTGGCAAGTTCAAGATATGGGGTACAGCCATTCGGGCGATGGTCATAACGAAGGCATTGAATTGTCCTGCCGCTTGCAAGATCATCCGTTCTGCATCCGATGCGTTCAGCTTTCCTCCATAGCGTTTCATTTCTACAATTAGCGAATCCTGCAGTTCGTTCAATGGCGCAAAGGCCCATGTTGCGTCGTATTCGTGGAAACATCCGATACTATCCCAATACCAGTCCTCGGAGTAAGCCTCCAAGAGGTAGGCATAGCTACCATTAACTAGCGACATTCTTAGCATGGAACAATGAATGAATGCGACAGAACTCTTGCCTTGCTGTTCCTGATCCATTTTGGCTTGAATACATAGCTGTCTGATCGACTCCACGAAACCTTGGATTAATTCCTCTCTGTGTTCCACAACATAAGTTCTAAGGGTTGAAAGAGCATAGTGAATGGCAGGTTCCAGTACGACCTGATTGAAGTGGGTTAAGGCCTCTTCTTTATTCATTGTTGTTCCTTTCCAACGTGGTAGCCACTGTTCTTGTTGTCATGGCCAGAAACTAGTTCAGTTTGATTTCAGATCCATGCATTTTCAGCTCTTCTTCTAACGTAATCGTGTTGCCCTTACCGGTCAGTTCGATTTTACTGCCAGCAATGCGAATCGTTTGTCCAGACATGACAACGTCCTGTCCGGCTGTGATACTCACATTCTGATCGCTAACAATCTCAATGCCGCTTTCATCACTGACGGTAATGTACATGCCTCCTGCAGAAATGACGATTTTATCCGGAGCAAGCATGATTTCTTTGCCATACTTCGTCCGGAAAGTCTTGATGTCCGGGTTGCCCATCCGATCTTCGGGGACAGGAGCGGGGGAATTACCCGTACGCTCTCTGAAGAACTTCCCGCGCCGGCGGAACTAACGCTGCTACGTTTAGGACTGGAAGCACCCGAACTTCCACCCGAGTATCCTCCGTTTGGAGATGCTCCTGTCGTCGTTCCAGACGAGC
It includes:
- a CDS encoding DUF6572 domain-containing protein, whose amino-acid sequence is MSVLDKNKIDGIGKGKNENKLALMIADHLDWENELQHLTFLQDKINAYISFIESGQAYSIYPDAKSVDGFIFDLRFKYKPTENCNRMLDVFRNNIQDLRIEFKIYES
- a CDS encoding SMI1/KNR4 family protein codes for the protein MRMDINTVVLPLPSDELLDVVERSLRVSFPEAYRIFIKENNGAVPITNVFSFNQHKYLIEKFLCVLDDSESDPINGWYDIEVTITQIGDRLTDNEDLVGMNVVPIAALFSGDFICLDFRETKEPTVVIWFHEESEEFSPVIQMVACNITEFFEMLKE
- a CDS encoding HNH endonuclease gives rise to the protein MHQKNNFHSEINGRMELVPFGIHNSINHKGGRAPGGWAHAKR
- a CDS encoding SMI1/KNR4 family protein → MAEVVRVHDKVSLEQIENFENTTNIKLPTLYRDFLLEYNGGRVQPNVFKISSDEGESALNIFYGIGSMRSNLEKKFDFFDDILEIGFIPIASDSGGNQVCLGVTEEFYEQIYFWIHDEEYDEAMENMFFLAKNINEFIGSLYDTE
- a CDS encoding HNH endonuclease is translated as MQNEEQSTLTYEDILIHWPYGPVRLDRLQWIQQAGSHARLSFSGWIDEDWEETILQQAGSHDRVGFIRKDNTGREIPLFKGQLHDISIEAFRGMTCVRAVVISHTYELDTFQRTRSFQNENLRYLDIVHRVMDAYPEGDYIDYALEKNKTGVFLMQYQETDWAFLKRIASHMGADLIPDVTAHKPRFWIGYPEGIRSFELKERPYEKARNLENYLHTVAHEQHQVNEEQYTTFTFNLGQELQPGDEVSCDGATYLINRREAVMDRGLLQWTYTCALPTFHPLTKKLQTDIIGASIDGKIIDVKRNQVKVHLDMDEDQQAGEARWFPYAAEGSQVWYMMPEPGAKVKLYFPSAEEDEAMVMQSVREEPKEATHAAKSSKVMQDPGVKSFGNPQGKSFTLGDSELVMTAQEGSLYISMAAGNGVTLNSTTHIQIQSMGDVNISGGNVSLTGAEGLFIQTATDHVELVEEVNGKSEKVLLEAEIHRSFEMIESAFDQALASMGEAVLKQERLARNWELRHQSELNRNIDEGKSLLRMVGDVADILYTGLEGPDQVRATYSSFKDGGYVGPLEERNATWQGLVKTWDYASDVVTLQKSWGELGNDALGVASEFITPLMNQAKKDPITMLTFTEEESKQAGVSDAEANLAQLDIAGMALGGSSLVKKSAMKINKLGRKSDHGDGSGPKGFLHGDGDGPDGAAAVIKDGKFKTNAALLPPSLNELGELIAKAVGKMTEGAAASIPWRIRYVQLPDGGNVPVIMKMDRQGSSGNRKEDLKGGTEGTGKKTGKLDLSDFTKEIMKTKPMNSRVPKKWYDKGGTISIDENGTWTYTNKNGISVSYPGGYPDFSPYYHPTVAPVTIKVSSPKNNHKDFENANKEAGLSKDSDPPVPSKNEPPDGYTWHHHEDGKTMVLVEEDIHDEFKHIGGQSKVNGKNKTKNSEE
- a CDS encoding DUF4280 domain-containing protein — its product is MLLPMLVKALLSGGFSGEFTYVVRGAEISCSEGSEPGVLNLPLSHGIYIKEQPVMNVADVIPLANVGRCGFCKVDGALCVPDTFFNKWTQGKEDVLVEGESALLNRSELICRKGGTITINEDGQL
- a CDS encoding DUF1629 domain-containing protein, which codes for MVQQYYELIEDQRILNVFRPPVIDTPYDELPFSSVRRIERKPHDEMTDWITRPAYYMSDRMKRLMENVDETIPFKSVTFINEENGEPFSYWVFKLSNASTFSKKSVFHPDGSLKQLVLDAQAVQDQRIWMLGDVRETRVLVRLDLAESILRRGSQALYFGRWRWNETLW
- a CDS encoding pentapeptide repeat-containing protein, which codes for MNKEEALTHFNQVVLEPAIHYALSTLRTYVVEHREELIQGFVESIRQLCIQAKMDQEQQGKSSVAFIHCSMLRMSLVNGSYAYLLEAYSEDWYWDSIGCFHEYDATWAFAPLNELQDSLIVEMKRYGGKLNASDAERMILQAAGQFNAFVMTIARMAVPHILNLPEMQALDRSDRFQIRVGEYKDYSEPVHIREGDHRNIQHLRKKLSTADGLENAYGDYTSLSLPEGSFDHVDVRYSDFSDADFRKCSFINSVLIGTKWHRSNLSETDLRGSVLTDASFRGCNLKGANLSETSDGGNGDGFATTSLGLQGISFERANLENADLRGANLAQADFKEANLTGAQVWIHDRDKYEDQWSDKQLASVLWVALPTREDKEGLWSSNITN